In Lysinibacillus sp. 2017, the DNA window ATTATTTATGCTTCAACGCGTAAATCGGTTGAAGCTGTACATGATATGCTACAAAAAGCAGGCGTTGCTGTGGCGAAGTATCATGGGGGGATGTATGAGGAAGACCGTACATACGAGCAAAACCGCTTTTTAAACGATGAAGTTCAAATCATGGTCGCAACCAATGCATTTGGGATGGGCATTAATAAAACAAATGTGCATTTCGTTATCCATTACAATATGCCTCGCAATATGGAGAGCTATTATCAAGAAGCGGGGCGTGCGGGACGAGATGGGTTAGAAAGTGAATGTATTTTACTTTATAGTTCTTCCGATGAGCAAACACAACGTTTTTTAATCGATCAAGCACAAGACCGCTCGCGTATTCCTCTTGAACTAACGAAGCTTCATACGATGATTGATTATTGCCATACAGAACGCTGCTTACAGAGCTATATCGTCGAGTATTTCGGGGATTTAGAAAGCACGGATTGTGGAAAATGTGCGAACTGTACAGATGAACGTCCACAGCAAGACGTGACCACTGATGCTCAGAAAGTATTGTCTTGCATCGTGCGTATGGGTCAAAAATTTGGGAAACAATTAACTGCATCTGTTTTAGCAGGTTCTCGTAGTAAAAAGGTATTAGATTTTAACTTTCATAAATTACCGACATACGGTATTTTACGTACCATGAATGCAAAAGAAATTGCCAACTTTATCGAATTTTTAATTGCAGAAAAGCTCATTGTCGTGGGGAATGGCCAATTTCCTATATTAGCGATTTCTGATTTAGGAAAAGAAGTTTTACTAGGCAAACATACGATTTACCGAAAAGAAGCACGTATTATTCAGTCTACTGTTGAGCCAAATGACCCGTTATTCGAGGAGTTACGTAGAATTCGTAAGGGAATTGCTGACCGTGAAAAAGTACCGCCATTCGTTGTATTCTCGGATAAATCTTTAAAAGATATGTGTACAAGACGTCCAAAAAATAGCGCACAATTCTTAGAAGTAAGTGGTGTAGGGGAAAGCAAGCTTGAAAAATACGGGAAAACATTTATTGATGTGATCAAAGAATTTACGAATAAAGAAAATTTATAACGTACAGGATTAATCTTTAATTGTTACGGTAAGAGACGTGAAATATACACGATTTTATACAATATGGAGAATACACG includes these proteins:
- the recQ gene encoding DNA helicase RecQ; the protein is MLNTALQHLKNYFGYDTFRTGQSQVIENVLQHKDTLVIMPTGGGKSLCYQIPALCLEGTTLVISPLISLMKDQVDMLVSSGIQAAYINSSLSFEEVQDVMYRVRSGQIKLLYIAPERLENERFCMELAQIHVPLLAIDEAHCISQWGHDFRPSYRSIQQLVHLWEVKPTVIALTATATEEVSADIQGLLSIDKDDTFVTGFARENLTFSVLLGENKEAYLKKYVKAKANEAGIIYASTRKSVEAVHDMLQKAGVAVAKYHGGMYEEDRTYEQNRFLNDEVQIMVATNAFGMGINKTNVHFVIHYNMPRNMESYYQEAGRAGRDGLESECILLYSSSDEQTQRFLIDQAQDRSRIPLELTKLHTMIDYCHTERCLQSYIVEYFGDLESTDCGKCANCTDERPQQDVTTDAQKVLSCIVRMGQKFGKQLTASVLAGSRSKKVLDFNFHKLPTYGILRTMNAKEIANFIEFLIAEKLIVVGNGQFPILAISDLGKEVLLGKHTIYRKEARIIQSTVEPNDPLFEELRRIRKGIADREKVPPFVVFSDKSLKDMCTRRPKNSAQFLEVSGVGESKLEKYGKTFIDVIKEFTNKENL